Part of the Rothia mucilaginosa genome, TCTTTGTGTATATGCAGTGTAATATAAACTTATTTTCCGAAATTTACAAATTTAATATTTTGGGGACTAAAAGAGGGGTTTATAGACTATTTAAGTATTTGGAGTTTTACTGGCAAAGGATATTTAATCTTGTGCTTGTTTGGGTAGTAGTCTCCCTGCTTATGGTTAGATTGTTAACTATTTTCCTCCGTGAAGTATCTGACTTCATTGAAGGATTTAATATTTCTTTTGAGGCTTCAATTAATTTGTTGGTTGCGTTATTCCTTGTTATTTCTGTAGTTATTTCTGTTCTTATGGCTTGGTTGCTGGAAAGTGTAGTCAGGAGTGCGATTAAATCGAGAGTTGAGGAGCATTCTCTGGAGGCAATCTCTAGAATTTTTGCAGGTGATTTCGATATTAAATTTAATAAGAGTGGGGTTAATTATATTATTGTGGCATATATCTATTGTTCAATGAAGAATATTAATAAAATATATTCTGAATATAAGCTAGGTATTGATGAGTAATCTTTGTGTGAGTGGCTAGAAGGGGGTCTGGTATTTCAATAAAAGTTCAGTGACTTTAATGGAGATAGATGTGATATTGCGTAGGTACTGTCTGTTTTTATGTATGTGCGCCTCTGAAAACACCTGGAACTTCTTGTATTGAGAGCGGACCATGGTTTAGTGTCTTCAACCATGGCTTTTAACTACGACCAAAGACACTAACCTATGGCACAAATCCGTAACCCATGACCGAATCTCCGGCTGCGCCAGGTAGGCGAGAGCCGGTTATGGGTTATGACTTAGCCTTTTCGTCGATAGGTTAGTGTCTTCACTGCGGGTTAAAGACCCATGGTGAAGACACTAACCTATCGAAAACCTCTGTCTAAAAGGCAGAGTGGCCCCGAATACCACCGCATCCGGGGCTGTCCCTTTCTTTTTTGTTGTTTTGATGAATTCTCTATTGCCATTTTGATATAATCACAGAGGGCGTAATTAGCAGAGAGAACAGGCGGAGTATACTAAAACATGGCAGAATTTTTTATATTAAAATTTAGTGAAGTAACAAGAGAAGTGACTCTACGAGAGGCTATTGGAGGTATCGATGAGTTTTCTAAACTATAACAAAGATGAAAAGTTAGAATTTAACTATAAGAGGGCATGCGGCCTGTGGCTAATTGTGGTGGCAGTAGTTATAGCAATAGCTACCTTGGTCGGAGGAAAGCAAATAATAAACATGCAAGTATTCAGCATTGGCTACGTTATTAGCTTTTTCTCGATCAACATGAATAAAAAAGTGCTGAATAGACTATCCGATGGTCCTTCAAGTGAATTTCAAAATAAAGTATCCTCGTATGCTGTTGTTTTACTATTTGTCTTAATGGTTTTGCTGGGTGGCCCATTCTTTGCAACTGAAAATTGGAGATTGATTTGGCTAGGGGCACTGATGGCAACCGCACTGCATTTCTTCCCTTATTATTTTGTGCATGGAAAGTCAATGATATACCTGGGTCTTATCTGTGCCATTAATGTTTTCGCAGGATATGTTTGTGTCGACGTTCCACTAGAGGTAATTGCATATATTGATGCGGCAATTAAGCTCATCTTCGGAATCTATCTGCTATTCCTTTCAAAGCCGTCAAAGCAAATATAAGGCGCAGTTTGTCGATGTGCTAAAAAGCGGCCCCGGACGCACACACGCATCCGGGGCCGCCTGCTAGGAAAGGAACAATCACCGATGAAGAACCAACTACTGTTAGCGCAGGGGCTAGCTGAGGGATTCAGCTGGGATTATCTCTGGTATTGGACTCATGACCAGGATCTCGGCAAAGTGCTGATTTCCGCCGTCGCACCAATTGCAACGGCAGTTATCGCCGCTTTGAGTCTTATACTGACTGCTCGCAGGGAGACTAAGCAGATGGAACTCTCCAAACAAGGGATGCCACCTGAGTTAACTCGTTATAAGACTTGGCTCGAAGTGTCAGAGAAATATAAAGAGCTTGTCAAGTTTGGAAATGTAGATGCGCTTTCTGTAGCTTCTGAAGAATATAGGGAGATTGAAGCATCTCGAAAAGCTGCTCTTGAACGAGCTGTGTGGGAGCGAAAAGTTCTTAGTGTCTGTTCGGATACAAATGCCCAGAAAAAGATACTTAATCTTCCTGAACGGTTTATTGTTGGAGAGTATCTGAGTCTCCCCGGATATTTCCCTAAATTTCAATCAGCGCGTAGTGTGGTAGTGGAGTTCATTCTGCAGGGAATATTTTTCCTTCAGCTCTTGTCTAGTGTTTTTATGCCTGTATATCGCGATGTGAATTCTATTTTTAATCTATCGACTATTATTGAAGTTATATTTGCTTTGTTTTTAATTGGTTTATTGGTCTATCTCCCTAGCTCTCTTCGAAATTACGTTTGCTCTGAGAATCTTGCTGAGTACTCGTATCTTAAGGTTCTCCAGGGTTATCTGTCCAAGAAGGAGCTTAAAAACCTTCTAGCGATGGTAAATACCTATGGTAGAAATGCTGGAAGAGTGAGAGTTTCAATATGGGACAGAGATTATAGTGAGTATGTATGCCTCCCTGCTCATTGGAATATTAAATATGTCTCATTGTTGTTAAAGTCTTTGATAGCTGCTTCTCCGTATTGGGTGTTGTGTTTATTTTCTAGAATTATTCATGGAGAATGGGGCTATTACGGGAAATATAAGCCAGAGATATTTGGGGTTGAGGATAAAGAGGATTTGAAACAGGGGGCTATATGAGAAGTTTTAAAACTGTTTTTTAGTATCGAAGAGAAAATAAGGTTATCAAGATAGTTTCCTTATCGGGAGTGTGTGGGAGTGTCTTTAAATCGTATAGAATTTCGACCATAGGTTACCGTCTTCTGCCATGGTTTTTAACTACGACCGAAGACGCTAACCTATGGCGTAAATCCGTAACCCTATACCGAATCTCCGGCTGCGCCAGGTATGTGAGAGCTGGTCATGGGTTATGCCTTGCCTTTTCGTCGATAGGTTAGTGACTTTAATGCGGGTTAAAGACCCACGGTGAAGACACCAACCTATCGAAAACCTCGGTCTAAAAAACAGAGCGGCCCCGGATACACACACGCATCCGGGGCCGCCTGCTGCGGTTATTTATATGTTGGGTTAGAAACTGGTTTACATGTCGGGCCAGTCGCGGTGCAACGAATACTCCGTGTCCCCGTCACCGTTATCGTTCAGGTGCCAGCGCTGGCCGGTACGGATGTCTGCCTTGCGCAGGCGCGGGTTCGGGTTGTCCGGCTTGCCCATGGTCGGGTCGTTCTTGCAGCCCCAGCGAGTGTCGTCGTAGCTGCAGTCACCGGCTACGCGGCCCACATCAACCCACCACACACGCACCAGCAGCGGTTCAGCAGTGTCCTTCTTAACGACAGTACGCATAGCCTGCCACGGGCCACCATTAACGCGGTACCGGCCAGCATAAGAAACCGTTGCGTAGGCGTGGAAGTTGCCCGAACGCTTATACACATAACTGGTCGCAGTTGGTCGCGCTTTCGAGCCTGACTTCGGGTAGATGGGCTCACCGATGGTGTAGAAGCTATCCTCATCACCGTTGCCGTACTGGACGGTCATCTGTACCGGATAGGATTCGATTTCAACGTGACCAGCTGAGAGTTCGCCTTCCCAATAAGCAGCGGGGGCTTCAGCGTAGAAATTGACGTTGTCGCCCTTGTAAATATTGGGGTCGCCCTTAGCTCTGCCGGTGCCGTTACCGGAGTTATAGGACTGCTTTAGGATAGGCGGTCGGATATCGGTGTTAGCGAATTTGTCTTCAATTTCTTGAAGCATTTCAGCAGGGCTCGGTTTACGAGGCTCGCTGGGATTATTGGCGGTTAGGGTGCGGGATTCTACTGGGGTGCAGTAGGTTCCGATGCCGGAGGTATTGTAGTAACCGGTGTAGTCGTTGCCGTCGTCAGGCATCATCCAGGTGCGGAAATACTGTCCTGGCTGATGATCAGCGGTGACGCAGGAGTCTTTATCGGTGGTTGAAGCGTAATATTGACCGCCCATGCCATCATTTGCAAGATAATGCGTCTCTTCAAATTTTTGTTGTTGCTGTTGCTTTGCAGTTCTAAGATCATCTTGGGCAGACTCATGATTAGGATAAGCATTTGTTTGAGATATATCATCTACGTCATCATATGAAGAGGGAACGCTATATGGTGCTTTCACATCGGAAATACTATGATTGTTGCTATCTGAGGTGTCCTCTAAAGCGTAAATTAGATGTGAAGCAGGGCCAATAAAACCTATTACGCATGTCGCGCAGAACAGGGATAGTTGTTTTTTGTGCATTATTTAATAACTCCTTGTTCGCGGAGCTGCTTATTGGAAACATAACCAGACAGATACCAATAACCATCCTTATAGCGATAACGCATCATGAAAACTTCATTATTATCATGCTTGGTATTGGAATGCTCTGTCCTGCTTCCATCAGGATTGACATAGATGGCATAGGTCCAAAGGCGCCGAGTAAGAACCCAATACTCTTTTGCTTTATCGTCGTAATTGAGGGTGCTCTCTGCTTGAAAATCTGAGGTTCCCGCAATAACCCAGCCGCCGCGCTGATAAAGGCCCTCGATATCCTTGAGGAACTTAATATCCTTCTCGTAGGTATCCAGCATATAGGGCCATACATACTGCATATCACCGGTCTGAATACCGTAGTTACGGGCTCTGACCCAATCAGTCATCATCTCACGGAGACCAGCGAAGGTTTCGGGGTACTGTTGCGGCTTAGCCTTGGGAAGAGGGACGTTCTGAGCCATACCGTATTCATCAGCTTCACGGTATTCCCCATCCGGTGCCTTTGATCCGCCGGAGTAGCCGCGGGTAATGACAGGGCTCGGGGTTGCCGAAGCTGATGCAGATTCAGAGGTAGCCGCAGACGCCGAGGCAGTTTCACTCGGCGCGGCAGATGCGGTGGCTGCCGCCTCGTTATTTGCCTGCTGGCCACACGCCGCAAGCAGGGCCCCCAGGCCCATAAGCGCGCCGCTACCCAGCAAGGTACGGCGGTTGAAAATAGTCGAGTCCATAGAAGGTACGCTCCTATCGTCGGTGATGGTGTGATACATATGTGCATGTCGGGCCGTTATTCACAGGTCACGTCGACTGCCGGAAGAAAACAGCCCCGTAGCGCGCCCTTCAAACGCATCAATGCGCCATGGAACACTACAGTTACCACCATACCGCATGTTTGCCATCGTTTGCATTCTTTTGGTAGCTACGGTGATGAATCATCACTATTCGGATATTTCATTGCTTTATGCATCAAATATCTTTGCGCCCGCGGAGGCTCCGTGCCTGCGGAAATTCGGTCATGAGTTACGTACTTCGACCATGGGTTAGTGACTTTAGGCTGGGGTTTTAACCATTACCAAAGACGCTAGGTCATTACCGAAATCGCTAGGTCATGACCGAATCTCCACCCCGCACCGAGTAGCCCAAACAAAACAGGCGGCCCCGGACGCACACGCATCCGGGGCCGCCCGCTACCTGCCAGAGCCTACTTTTTAGCGCCGAACGCCCGCGTCCACGCCCAGCGCGTCAGCACCGCCGTGCCCACCGCAACCGCCATCGGCAGCCACGCACTCGCGCCCTGACCCGTAAAACCAATCAACAACGTCAACGCAGACAACGGCGCATTCATCGACACACCCAAAAACGCCGCCGTACCCGTCAACGCCGCCGCATACAACACCATCGACGCGCCACCCGGCACCCCGCCCAAACCCGGGAACGCCCACAGCACCAGCGCCGCCACACAAAATGCGGCCGCCGCACCCAACGCCAAACCCGGCGTCAACGTACCGCCGTACGAACCCGAACGCAGACTCAGCAGCACCACGGCAGCCTTCGCAACAGCCAACGCCAACACATACACTGCCGCCGCCGCGGTCAAACCGCCCGCCGCCGCATCCAACGACACATTAAACGTGTGCTGAGTCAGCAGACGACCATTACCCAGAATCTCCGGAAGCCACAGCGAAACCACCGCGACCAGCGCAAACGACAAAGGAATACGCCACAAAAGAGAACGATCCTTCGCCTTAATCTTCTCCGCACGCTGCGACAACGCCCTAAAACCCAACGCCAGCGGAGTCAACACCACACCCGTTAGCGCCGCCACCGTCAGCGTCGTTGCATCCAACGGAAGCTGCGGCACCGGGTACGTCGGCTCATTTACAATCACCAGATTCGCCGTGATTGTCGCCGTCCACACCGTCACCGCACCCACATACAGCGACCACAAGCTCAGACCCGCAGCCATCGCCTCCACAAGGTACACCACGCCACCAATCGGCACCTGATACACCGCCGCCAAACCGGACGCCGCACCCGCCGCCACCAGCAGGCGACGCTCACGATCACCCAGCAGCGCGGCACCGTCAGCGCCCACAAAACCAAGACGCTCCAGCAGATTCGAGGTACGGCCAGCCGCCAAAGCACCCAGCTCACGAGGCGCGACTTCCTTACCCACAGGAGAGCCCGCACCCACCGCAACAATCTGAATCACCGAATGCGAAATCTGCCGCCACAGCGACGGCGCACGATCCTCCTCAGTAGCACCCACAATCTGCGACTTCACACCGACCACACGCCGACCGCCCGACTGCAGGTAATACCAAACCAGCGCCACAAACGGCCCCAAAGCCGCCAGCACCAGGGCACGCCGCGCCGGGTCAGCGCCGTCAGTGACCATCGGGTGATGTCCCTCAGCCTGACCGAAAGTTAGCTCCTGCATAAAATCCAGAACATAATGCAGAACAATCGCGCCCAGGCCGCTGAACACGCCCGTGACCAGCGCGGCAAGGGTCAGCCCCAGCAGGAGGCGAAACGAAAAAGAACGGGAACCCGCAGGATTCTGCGGGCTATTCGGGGAAGAATTTGGGGAAGAACCAGTATGAGAAGACATAGAAAAGGGGTTTGTGTGTTGCGTGCTGTGTGGTGTTGGAGGCTCCATACCCGGCACAAACCGCCGGGCTGAAGCCGATTTAATTCTACGCCCGCACTATTTGCCCTCTCAGCGGTGTGCCAAAGATTGAAAGGCAGAGCGGCACAGCAGGGAAGACGCCCCAGAGTACGCACCCCAGAAAAGCACGCGCAGAAAAGCACATGGAACACGAGCCAGGTCACAAGCCCGTAGCCGCACCCGCTATGCTGGAAGGGTACGCCTCCACATGCCCGCCGCGCACAGCGCACCGCGCACCCGCAGGGCGCAGGCACCCCATTAGGAAGGATCAACGATGAGCGCAACTATTGCTTTTCTCGGCACCGGCTCCATGAACGGCTCCATCGCCGCAGGTCTGCTCGCTGCAGGCCACGACCCCGCCCACATCCGCGCCACCGTACGTAGCGAAGAATCTCGCGCCGCCCTCGCCCAGCGCCTCGGCGACAAGGTAGAAATCATCACCACCGGCGGCGAAGCTGACGGCAACCACAAGGCAACCGCCCACGCAGACGTCGTGCTGCTCGGCGTGAAGCCCTACGGCATTGTCGAGCTTGCCCGCGATATTGCACCCGCCCTCGCACCGAACGCCGTTGTGGTCTCCGTTGCTGCTGGCGTGACCCTCGAAACCCTCGCCGAGTGCCTTCCCGCAGGTCAGCCCATTGTTCGCTGCATGCCGAACACCCCCTCCTCCGTGGGCAAGGGTGTGCTCGCCATCTCCACCACCGACACCGTGAAGGACGAGCAGAAGAAGCTCGTCGAAGAGGTCCTGGGCACCGTCGGTCTGGTCGTTGAGGTCCGCGAAGACCAGATGGATGCGGTCACCGCCGTCTCCGGTTCTGGCCCAGCATACGC contains:
- a CDS encoding DUF6609 family protein, which gives rise to MSFLNYNKDEKLEFNYKRACGLWLIVVAVVIAIATLVGGKQIINMQVFSIGYVISFFSINMNKKVLNRLSDGPSSEFQNKVSSYAVVLLFVLMVLLGGPFFATENWRLIWLGALMATALHFFPYYFVHGKSMIYLGLICAINVFAGYVCVDVPLEVIAYIDAAIKLIFGIYLLFLSKPSKQI
- a CDS encoding peptide ABC transporter ATPase, whose amino-acid sequence is MGGQYYASTTDKDSCVTADHQPGQYFRTWMMPDDGNDYTGYYNTSGIGTYCTPVESRTLTANNPSEPRKPSPAEMLQEIEDKFANTDIRPPILKQSYNSGNGTGRAKGDPNIYKGDNVNFYAEAPAAYWEGELSAGHVEIESYPVQMTVQYGNGDEDSFYTIGEPIYPKSGSKARPTATSYVYKRSGNFHAYATVSYAGRYRVNGGPWQAMRTVVKKDTAEPLLVRVWWVDVGRVAGDCSYDDTRWGCKNDPTMGKPDNPNPRLRKADIRTGQRWHLNDNGDGDTEYSLHRDWPDM
- a CDS encoding DUF6318 family protein; translation: MDSTIFNRRTLLGSGALMGLGALLAACGQQANNEAAATASAAPSETASASAATSESASASATPSPVITRGYSGGSKAPDGEYREADEYGMAQNVPLPKAKPQQYPETFAGLREMMTDWVRARNYGIQTGDMQYVWPYMLDTYEKDIKFLKDIEGLYQRGGWVIAGTSDFQAESTLNYDDKAKEYWVLTRRLWTYAIYVNPDGSRTEHSNTKHDNNEVFMMRYRYKDGYWYLSGYVSNKQLREQGVIK
- a CDS encoding chloride channel protein gives rise to the protein MSSHTGSSPNSSPNSPQNPAGSRSFSFRLLLGLTLAALVTGVFSGLGAIVLHYVLDFMQELTFGQAEGHHPMVTDGADPARRALVLAALGPFVALVWYYLQSGGRRVVGVKSQIVGATEEDRAPSLWRQISHSVIQIVAVGAGSPVGKEVAPRELGALAAGRTSNLLERLGFVGADGAALLGDRERRLLVAAGAASGLAAVYQVPIGGVVYLVEAMAAGLSLWSLYVGAVTVWTATITANLVIVNEPTYPVPQLPLDATTLTVAALTGVVLTPLALGFRALSQRAEKIKAKDRSLLWRIPLSFALVAVVSLWLPEILGNGRLLTQHTFNVSLDAAAGGLTAAAAVYVLALAVAKAAVVLLSLRSGSYGGTLTPGLALGAAAAFCVAALVLWAFPGLGGVPGGASMVLYAAALTGTAAFLGVSMNAPLSALTLLIGFTGQGASAWLPMAVAVGTAVLTRWAWTRAFGAKK
- the proC gene encoding pyrroline-5-carboxylate reductase: MSATIAFLGTGSMNGSIAAGLLAAGHDPAHIRATVRSEESRAALAQRLGDKVEIITTGGEADGNHKATAHADVVLLGVKPYGIVELARDIAPALAPNAVVVSVAAGVTLETLAECLPAGQPIVRCMPNTPSSVGKGVLAISTTDTVKDEQKKLVEEVLGTVGLVVEVREDQMDAVTAVSGSGPAYAFLLAEAMAAAGEKLGLDHDTALKLASATVAGAGFLLDTNPDAPALRRAVTSPNGTTERALNTFVDGGLFQLTEDAMRACAARSAEMSQLYTADED